In a genomic window of Hordeum vulgare subsp. vulgare unplaced genomic scaffold, MorexV3_pseudomolecules_assembly, whole genome shotgun sequence:
- the LOC123420946 gene encoding NAD(P)H-quinone oxidoreductase subunit 1, chloroplastic has protein sequence MIIDRVEVETINSFSKSELLKEVYGLISILPILTLLLGITIEVLVIVWLEREISASIQQRIGPEYAGPLGLLQAIADGTKLLFKEDILPSRGDISLFSIGPSIAVISVLLSFLVIPLGYHFVLADLSIGVFLWIAISSIAPIGLLMAGYSSNNKYSFSGGLRAAAQSISYEIPLTFCVLAISLRVIR, from the coding sequence ATGATAATAGATAGGGTAGAGGTAGAAACTATCAATTCTTTTTCGAAATCGGAATTATTAAAAGAAGTCTATGGACTGATATCGATTCTACCCATTTTGACCCTCCTTTTAGGAATTACAATAGAGGTACTCGTAATTGTGTGGTTAGAAAGAGAAATATCTGCGTCGATACAACAACGTATTGGTCCTGAATATGCTGGCCCCCTGGGCCTGCTTCAAGCTATAGCAGATGGGACTAAACTACTTTTTAAAGAAGATATTCTGCCATCGCGAGGAGATATTTCTTTATTTAGCATTGGACCTTCTATAGCAGTCATATCAGTTTTATTAAGTTTTTTAGTTATCCCTTTGGGATATCATTTTGTTTTAGCCGATCTTAGTATTGGTGTTTTTTTATGGATTGCCATTTCAAGTATAGCTCCTATTGGTCTTCTTATGGCAGGATATAGCTCAAATAATAAATATTCTTTTTCAGGCGGTCTACGAGCTGCTGCTCAATCCATTAGTTATGAAATACCATTAACTTTTTGTGTGCTAGCAATATCTCTACGTGTGATTCGTTAA
- the LOC123420947 gene encoding NAD(P)H-quinone oxidoreductase subunit 1, chloroplastic-like: MSLPLTKKDLMIVNMGPQHPSMHGVLRLIVTLDGEDVIDCEPILGYLHRGMEKIAENRTIIQYLPYVTRSNSSSTVDIVEAQSKYGFFGWNIWRQPIGFLVFLISSLAECERLPFDLPEAEEELVAGYQTEYSGIKYGLFYLVSYLNLLVSSLFVTVLYLGGWNFSIPYISFFDFFQMNKAVGILEMTMGIFITLTKAYLFLFISITIRWTLPRMRMDQLLNLGWKFLLPISLGNLLLTTSSQLVSL; encoded by the exons ATGAGTCTACCGCTTACAAAAAAAGATCTCATGATAGTCAATATGGGCCCTCAACACCCATCAATGCATGGTGTTCTTCGACTGATCGTTACTCTTGATGGTGAGGATGTTATTGATTGTGAACCCATATTAGGGTATTTACACAGAGGAATGGAAAAAATCGCGGAAAACCGAACGATTATACAATACTTACCTTATGTAACAAG ATCTAACAGTTCAAGTACAGTTGATATAGTTGAAGCACAGTCAAAATATGGTTTTTTTGGATGGAATATTTGGCGTCAGCCTATAGGCTTTCTGGTTTTTTTAATTTCTTCTTTGGCAGAATGTGAAAGATTACCCTTTGATTTACCAGAAGCAGAGGAAGAATTAGTAGCAGGTTACCAAACTGAATATTCCGGTATCAAATATGGTTTATTTTATCTTGTTTCTTACCTAAATTTATTAGTTTCTTCTTTATTTGTAACAGTTCTCTACTTGGGCGGGTGGAATTTCTCTATTCCCTATATATCCTTTTTTGATTTTTTCCAAATGAATAAAGCAGTTGGAATTTTGGAAATGACAATGGGTATATTTATTACATTAACTAAAGCTTATTTATTTCTCTTCATTTCTATCACAATAAGATGGACTTTACCAAGGATGAGAATGGATCAGTTATTAAATCTTGGATGGAAATTTCTTTTACCTATTTCCCTGGGCAATCTATTATTAACAACCTCTTCTCAACTTGTTTCACTATAA